The region GCTGTTTTGTAACTTCTCCATGACCTTATATCTACTGTAATGTGTGACAGTGAATAGTTTTGGGATAATGGTGAGATGGTGAGGTTGCTTTAATGCAATACCTATATGCATAAAGTTGAACGGAATTAAATTTGTTTGACCCTCTAACTCAGCCTGGCGCAGTAAGAGCCCTCAGCAGGTGAGGTTCGTGGAGAAGCTGTCGGACGTGGTCATCAGCCAGCTGCCAAACTTCTGGAAACTCTGGATCTCCTATGTGAATGGAAGCCTCTTCAGTGAGGTATGGCATGGACACATATGCAGTTGGGTGACCAGTGTAAAATCTGTGTGGGAGAGGTGAAAGCTCAGTGTACCATGCTGTGTGCTCTGTGACAGACGGGGGAGAAGTCAGCCCAGGTGGAGAAGCTGAGGAAGAATGCCAGGCAGAGACAGAATGACTTCAAGGTGAATACCATTGCTGCaggctactgtgtgtgtgtgtgtctgtctgtgtctctgtctctgtctgtgtctgtgtctgtttgtccgtttgtgtgtgtatgcatgcacgcaATGTTTTAGAGGAAGACGTTACTGGTAGGGATTTTAGAGATGACTCAGTTGCAGGGTGGTAATAGTATTAGTACTGACAGCAGTTTACAGTTATTCACTTGGTCATAGTCCGTTTTAAAAGAATGAGTGTCAAAAaactttaaacacattaaatacaacacattaattaatttctactCTTTCTAAAACTTTAGagattttaaagtttaattgaTACAAAAATGGTTAAAACATCTGTTAGTacatctgtttatatttattcattgatTACTGTTaaatttgtgagtgtgtgtgtgtgtgtgtgtgtgtgtgtagggcatgATCGAGGAAGTGACCCGACGCTTGGTCCTGCTGGTCCGCGGGGCTCTGTTACCCTCCACTCTCTATGAGGAGGAGCAGCGTCTCTACGGGGGCTGGGACACCAACACTTCTCTGACTGGAGCATGGCTTACACAGATTATACACACTGTCAGGTCAGGGGGTGGGCTAAGGAAGAATGAAATTAGCTATTTCACAAGCTACAGGACAGTCATGTttaagttctctctctcactatctttctccctctctcatagGCTAAGTCATGAGGCTCTTTCTGCTCTAGAGATTCCTAATGATCTGCTGCAAGTGATTCAGGATTTGCTGCTGGACCTGCGTGTGCACTGCCTGCTGGttacactacagcacactgccGAGGGTGAGACAAAGCAAAAGATAGCACCAGGAACGATGGAAGAAATTAACCTTCTGGAAGTCAAGGGAAAATACTATCACCTTACACCTCTTGGGTCTAAAGCCTCCTGGGGATAGTAGAGAGCAGGGTTTAGATCACCAGTCATGAGGCTGTATTCTGATAGTTCTCAACATGAGGCTGTTTAGACACCCTAGCCCTAGAGTACAAGTCACAGATTTAACCAGCACTGAGCTTTGGAAGGCATCAATCATTAAAGTTCTCCCTATTATACAGTCAAAGCATGTCAGTCTATAGACAACACAGCCTGTAgttggagacagagagggaggtaaACTGTCAGGTATACCTCCTTAATTGTATATGTAATTAATGGGAATTGTATTGTCCAGATGTAAAGAGGCTTCCTGAGAGAGAAGATTGGATTGTAGACAATGAGGGAATCACATCGCTGGTACtgcattatttttgttgttctgaaTGTAATTAAGTATAAAGTAACACAATAAGAGGATGTTCAccgtgtgtgcatgcttgtgcgtgtgtcttTCAGCCAGCTCAGTTTGAACATTGTATGGTGCAGATGCTACAGTCCCTTAAGGAGCCCATGGAGTGCAAGCCTGGAGAGGTCAATGTAAGACGCACTGTTCATAACAAGTTTTGTGCAGAGCTAATACACAAGCAAATGATTTTGCCAAACATTGCATCAGTACCACTGTATTGTTGGCTCTTCACATGTGGTGGAAAAGTGAGGGTTTTATTGCACccccatctctctgtgtgtgtcatatgtAGATTTTTCAGCTGGAGCTGGCACAGGATCGGgcctgtgagctgtgtgtgggaATTATGAAGGTACTCTGCATAGGAGAGCAGTCAACACAGGGAGAGCACCTTTTCTCACTAAAGCATCAAAGATTGTGATTTGATCTACAGGGTTTCAATAAAATGTTAGTCATTGGTTGCCAACAGCATGAACATGGAAAGAGTATAAACCCAGCgacctgcttttttttttttttttaaatagaaaatccAACTTCGTAGTTCTAGTGTGTCGTACATGCACCAGGGAAGAGTGGGAATTTACCTTTGCATGTGTACATTAGTGACTGATATTTGGATTATTTCTAGGAGTTCATCACCTGTTTGGAGCAACTGAGCACCAAGACTGATGGAGACATTGATACCTCCCAGTAAGTTCACCCTGTAGCAATGTGTGTGCTAAAGAGCTTGTATggatgcatgtctgtgtgcgtatgtattAGCAtaacatcgtgtgtgtgtgtgtgtgtgtgtgtgtgtgtgtgtgtgtgtgtgtgtgtgttttagtgcaTCAGTGGACCTGGCATCTCCAGATGTCTTTGGAAGCTTTCACGAACACTTTGGTCCATCCCCAGTAAGACTGTCCCTCCTCAACCTCTTGTTTCCTTTCCATTACAGCACTCAGTGTTGCAAATAACATCAACATCACATGTTGAGCATATGAGTTTGGGCAACACAGATTAATGCAGTCTCACATTGTGCTGGCAGCTTTGAGTAGGCATGATGTGTAAGTAGGGTAGAACGAACTGTGCAAAcgagagaaaagaaaagtatGGTTTAATGTAGTCGTCACTGAGAGCATGAGCAGAATAAGAAGTGCTGGTTGCTGGGGCTTCCCCAGCCATGCTCTGAAGGGCTTGCTGGTTTCCCCCTTGCTCTTTGTCACACtgctttcactcacacatttacTCTTTCATTCTGTTACTCAATCCCACCATGACTCACTTGCTTATAGGATCTAATTTATAACGTATGCTTATCAATGAATTATCTCACACTTCAGCTCTTACTGTATCATACTCCCAAACACCCCCAATGCAAAGGCTGTTCATTAGGATATTacaggtgtgttgtgtagttaATCAGCTGTTTTGTGTGCGGGTGTGGATGTGCGTCTGCTCACGgacatatatatgtgcatgaCTGTTTGTCTGCAGGAACAGCGTTTCCTCATCATTCTCAGTAACTGTCAGTATTTGGAGAGACACACCTTCCTCAACCTTGCTGAGCACCTGGAGAAACATGGCTTCACCACAGCCGAAAAAATCACCAGGGTAAGAGGGCccatgctcactcacacacacacacacacacctacacatgtgTGGTataaggtgtgtgggtgtatgtatatgtgtgtaagtgaaagaaagggagttaatttttttttattgttcagtgACTCATGGAAGGGTTTTCAAAGAAGCAAGAGGGTTTTCACATTAAAGGGATGATTGCCATAAAAGTGCTAAGCAGTGACctttgttatatacacacaccattatcATTTCACAAAGAAATGAGTTGTCGTTCCAGTAAACACAAATGTGTCTTTATGTCTATAGCTGCATCGACCAAGATCTTAGTTAAAATTGAACTTATAGCAGTTACAGCATATTTGTTTTCCTTGAGTGCAAGATAAACATCATGATAGAAAAGATGCAGAGTGCCATGGTTTAAGAATCATGGTTTGCTACTGGTATGTACACTGTTGTACGGGGCTCACATAGCTGTATAAGTCCTTGGAAGGCTAACAGTTGTCTTGCTTGAAAAATCTGTGCTGCAATACATTTTTCTGCCAGTAATAGTTTGACAGGTTGGTTTAAGCAGCATCACTACATGTGAAAAAAATTGGAAGACCAAATTAACTATAAATGTTTGGTACCATGACAACCTACACTTGATTTCTAGATTTCCTTTATCTTCTATTTGATCTTGTTTCGATGCATGCAAACTCATTAACATAGTAGTATTTGAGTCTTAAAGAGGAGCAAGACTATGGGCTACCTCGGTTTGGCATTAACTATAGTAGTCATATGAGCAGACATATAGGTTTGTCATTGAATGGGGTTTGAAAAAGGGTGTTTGTCACATCAACCCACACCCTTAGACGAGACACCAAGTCTATGACTTTAAAGCCTAATAGTTTAACAGTAAACCTTTTTATTATTGACTTTTGGTAAGGCTCATGTTTTGAGACTGTTCGTATGTTAGCAATGAGTGACATGAAAAAAGTCACACTTACTAATAATTACCGTATAAATTTCTCATATAAGTTCTGGTGTTTTCCATGTCTGGAAGATTTCCTTGCAGTTAAGCTTTGTCAGACTGATGGACATGCATGAGTGGATGTTttactaattgtgtgtgtgtgtgtgtgtgtgtgtgtataagacaGCCAGAAATATTGCGACCCTGTTTTTTGTAAGAGAGAGTACCATTCAAAGaacacattatttaaatgtcaatTTCTAAATGTCACCCTAtatctttgtgcatgtgtggtgtgtgcttctgtgtgtgtacacacatgcatggttTGGTTTTAGGTGAGCGTAGAGGCAGTTCGTCAGTTGGATGAGCATTTGTTTGAGTCATATATTGAGAAGAAGTCGGATCCTATTGTAGGCTCTCTGGAACCAGGAATCTATGCTGGATACTTTGACTGGAAGGACTGCCTACCACCCACAGGTACTGCTGTGCAGATTTATAGTAGGCGGTCGTCTGTTTGTATTATGAAATCACTACATTTACCTTTCTGTTGTCTGTCTTGTTTTGATACTTCAGACACCATtgtgaaaaaaagaatatgGTACTCAAGAGAATAGTTGGAAAATTTTACACATTCActctgctgtacacacacactgttttctcTCATGGTGATTTCTCACTTCtgctttttatgttttctttcattataaaattgtttttcataTGGCATaaactattatttaaaatttaaactttaaacatgcagacacacatttaccctCAGGCCTTAGTGAACTTGTGTTAGAGGTGTTTCACTcataaaacatttctttgtttcactaactctccctctctctttcactctcactcactcacattttcAGGTGTGCGGAATTATTTAAAGGAGGCTTTGGTCAGCATTATCTCTGTCCATTCTGAAGTAAGCTATGAAACCTCACCATACTCTAAATCTGCCTCAACACTCATTTTGTGACTTTTATCTCTACAGTACTTCACCCTGTTCTGCTATGAATAAGCAAAGGGGTGTGTTTCTGCTTGGCTTTAGTTTCCAGGTATAAGTGTTCAAagattcatctttttttttcttttttacaaacTAGCAAGATGATGATGGTTCATATGCCAAACCAGTAATAAACCTTATTATAGATCATCAAGCTCAGAAAACATTGTAATATAATTTTTCCCATCCACTGAGTGGAAGCAGTACCACAGGGACACATTTTTcgtaatataaaatatatgcttGGCTCATGTTCAGCCAAGCTGCtagataaatgtgtgtgataTCTAAATGTTATTTCTGATGGACAAAGATGATATTCACCATtacatcatatttaaaatagtttgagctttcacatttttttctgtatttgttataGAACAGTGTTCTGCCCTTCTCTTttctaaaatcttttttgtttctctctgtctcttgctttctctttgcaAGGTGTTCACAGTTTCTAAGGAGTTGGTTCCTCGCATTTTGTCAAAGCTCATTGAAGCTGTGTCTGAAGAGATGAGTCGTCTGATGCAGTGCGTGTCATCCTTCAGCAAGAACGGAGGACTGCAGGTCCTGAAACACGCAGCCACCTGAGGGCATCCTGTAACCAAATGTCTACTTCCATGTTGGTAGCCATTGGAATATGACTTTcattcttttgtttgcttttggtttCAGGCACGTCTGGAAATCCTTGCACTAAAGGACGCTGTAGAACCTTACCTGACATCAGAGAGCCAGTGAGAattcttttcacacacacatttttcatacATACAAATGTTACTTACAATAACGTAGtttaacaaaggctgaaggaaGCCACTCTATCTGGTGACTTgaacccaggtctgacaggaatgtaaatgtgagctctgaccaccagaccaaagagccagctcactggcatagcagccagacCACCCGTTTAACCTTCATAAGTTACACGTAGGCGTAATAATACGTGTAGTTAAGGTAGTGGAATTGCATGTCAGTAAATCAGAACTGCTATTTacgtttctgtctgtgtctctgtgtgtctgttctttGATCAGGGTCAACTTTAAGCAAGCCCTTGAAGCTCTACCACAGCTTCAAAGTGGAGCTGACAAGAAGTGAGCTTGTGCCTTAAACCAACTACCTTTAAACTCTATCTGACTTTTTAGCTCATCCTAAAAgtaggtctctcctctcctctcctctcctctcctctcctctcctgtcctctcacACAGGCTCTTAGAGGAGTTGTTGAATACATTTAAGAGCAGTATGCAGTTTCAGCTCTACTGCTTCCAGCCCTCTTCTGTTCAGCCTGTCAAAAGATAAACCACCATTTGAAGTGTCTGAAGAGAACTACAACAGCCAAGCATTTTAGTTCtatttttgtgtgcgtgtgtgtgtttttgcttggACACAACTGTCAATTATGCTATTGCACTCCAACACTCCGATTACTAtatgaaaaattattattagaTGCACTTTGTTGTTACTTTGCCTGGCAGATGAACCACAATGTATATTAAAAgaaacaatacataaataaattgttgaacgtattatttattaataggATACAAGTTTAATGGAGCTTGTTAAATAGCTAAAGAATGCAAAAAATGAGGCTTGTTTCCCAGTTTGATTTGAAAGTCAGAGTCAAGTTATGGTGCTTGAACAAGAATATTTTGTATAACACCACTTTGGTGCTGTGCCCATCCACAGCCCTGATGTAATGACACACACCCTGTCTGGTGTCATATAGAAAGGTACACACCCTGGCCTTCCTCATGTCACTGGATtcatgtatgtatctgtgtgaaATCGGACTAGATGTGTTTGTTGAACCTTGCATTGAAACAGTATATAACATTTAAGACTGAAGTAGGAAAAaagtatagaaaaaaaaaggtttgataaGGTCATTACAAGgaccttttaaatgttttgttgatgGTATAATGTCATCAAGATGTACAACTTGATAATTAATTTTGCCATGTTCATGAAAATTAATGTCATTTCTGGTAATTTCCCCTTTCAGTGTGGGATTACAACTTTGAGAGTTTTAAATCGtaatttacagatttttaaggaattgtacatacatttacaaattgGAGTTCAGTTGTAGCACCAGAGGTATAAAACTGGGTGAGAAACCCGGTTTGGAAGTGGTGAAATTCTAGTCATGACTATAAAAGCGGTATAACATTGTAGGGAATGCatatctctttttttccctgtttatGCTTCAAGATATTTAATTACTGGCAGTGATTGAAACCACAGTTGTTCTTCAAGAAGGCATGTCATGAATTCCCCCCATTACTACAAAcctggtgtgtttatgtttttgttctatAATTAGTTCTACTAACATAACATCCTTCTATTTAAGGGAACAAGTTTAATGGAGGTTGATATCAAAGACACGTGTTGTTTCAGGTAAAACAGTGGGTGGACGACTTAAGGTGTTAAGGGAAGTTGTTATGAATCTGTCTTTCCATTGTATGTAGGCAGAGAGGAAGCTGATCCAAACATGTTTACATCCTTCTGTATGATCCCCAGTTAACAACTGATAGAGGATCAGAGAATAAGGCTTAACTGTATAAAATGGCTATTTTCCCTGTACttattattcttttacattACATAGATTTTTCTCTAGGGAGAACTGAAGAAGTAGAATCTTGACCTCAGTATTCTTCAGTGAGAGTTAAAATAtctcattttaaatgttgtgcAAATCATTTACAAGTTGCAAACCAACTACAGTAGGTTTCTCTGAAGCCTATATAGATTGCCACATATATTCAGAGTTAGCCCCTTTTGATATGCCAAAAAATTTCAAACAATTAGGTGAATGTGTGATAATACTATGAGGAGAAATATATGGATAAATCAAGCAATATGTTGACTGTCCTCATTTTAGTTTCAGTACcattactattttaaaatagatAACAAAGCAAGTAGTTTCtgcagtattattattattattattaatgtttcagCTTTATTAGTGGAATgtctacttttttttcttctagataaatacataatatacCATTCCAAAAGTTTAACACAGCCCATTATATACTTTTGCACACGAATTTCTCCTCAAATTTCCCCCTTTTGAAACTGAATATATCCATATAGCTTAAGAggtaactataataataataagagtcATGTACATGGTACATGCTGTTGTACTGGGTGAACTTTTCACAGGTACATTGATAAGATGTCCTGATTTATGCATTTACACCATAATCGTTATCCATGGTGGTTTTCCATGATGGCATAATT is a window of Electrophorus electricus isolate fEleEle1 chromosome 3, fEleEle1.pri, whole genome shotgun sequence DNA encoding:
- the exoc2 gene encoding exocyst complex component 2 isoform X1, which codes for MSRARQPPLVTGISPNEGTPWTKVTIRGENLGSGPNDLFGLSICGHNCLLTAEWMSASKIVCRVGPAKDDKGEIIVTTKSGGRGTSTVSFKLLKAERIGILDQSAVWVDERNYYDMRTDRNKGISPLSLRPANPLGIDIDMAKIPLKDLESMFPGMSGDFTSENFSATWYLIENHSGTSFEQLRLAVGNLKKQASKKNEGSLAYVKGGLSTFFEAQDALAAIHQKLESDGTEKVEGSMTQQLERILNKASDTADTLFQEVLGRKDKADSTRNALNVLQRFKFLFNLPLNIERNIQKGDYDVVINDYEKAKSLFGNTEVPVFKKVYAEVETRIRALRNLLLDKLLETPSTLHDQKRYIRYLSDLHASGDPAWQCIVAQHKWILQLMQNCKEDFIKEQRVGGGGLESDGESRSSALSRISHTASLRRGSSFQTPRDDSWRSKSPQQVRFVEKLSDVVISQLPNFWKLWISYVNGSLFSETGEKSAQVEKLRKNARQRQNDFKGMIEEVTRRLVLLVRGALLPSTLYEEEQRLYGGWDTNTSLTGAWLTQIIHTVRLSHEALSALEIPNDLLQVIQDLLLDLRVHCLLVTLQHTAEDVKRLPEREDWIVDNEGITSLPAQFEHCMVQMLQSLKEPMECKPGEVNIFQLELAQDRACELCVGIMKEFITCLEQLSTKTDGDIDTSHASVDLASPDVFGSFHEHFGPSPEQRFLIILSNCQYLERHTFLNLAEHLEKHGFTTAEKITRVSVEAVRQLDEHLFESYIEKKSDPIVGSLEPGIYAGYFDWKDCLPPTGVRNYLKEALVSIISVHSEVFTVSKELVPRILSKLIEAVSEEMSRLMQCVSSFSKNGGLQARLEILALKDAVEPYLTSESQVNFKQALEALPQLQSGADKKLLEELLNTFKSSMQFQLYCFQPSSVQPVKR